actatATTATTGACGAAATCAAGACAAGTAACAACGGTCAAACGTCGTCGTACTGTTAAACGAACTTTGGACATCTTGTTAACCTCTGATACTCTAGGATTTTCTATGATTACCTACTACATAATCTGTACTAATATAGAATTAATATCAAAACCAGCTTCTATTCATAATACTGGAGTACCAAAAAGAGAATTGTAGATAAAATTATCATGGGTATTCCTTTCAAACTTATTGGCGACACCAGTATTCATaaagtaaatacatataaaactcGATACTTACTTGACTCAAAGGCTGCATATTGCTAAAActatgaaatttcaataaaataaaattttaaactaatttatGGACTTTGCACTGTGTTGTGGATTTGCTAAGTGTCGTGCATATAACACGACACGTGAAATAGAATGGATCTAAAAGAAACCCTACGCTTaacacaataataaataaatcaaaaaacgTAGAGAAGGTGAGAGGTGGGGATTGTACTGATATGGGctccacagacagacactttTAAGATTTCTAGTAGATTACGGCATACGATAGACCAATTGAATTCGATAAACCTACTTAGACGGCAATGTAACAAAAACAATAATAGTCGCCAGGTCTGTAGATCCAATAAATAACATCTTAAGCTCTCTACACACTTGCTGGCACGCATCTTTTAAATCTcacaattaaattcaaaaaagGGAGTAGGGTTACAAAAGCTCATAATGTTAACCATAATCCATTTTCGTCATTATTCATTCTACTCACAGGGCAATAGAatacattaaattaatattgtgcaataaaattATTCTTACACTCCGCACTGCAATCACTGTTTTagttaaacattaaaaaaaaacttcttttATTGCCAACCAACCAGCCCAACCACCAGTTCcaacataattaaaaaaagggCGTCAATGCGAACAAATTGTGTTTCGTTAGATAAGTTTCTGTGAAATGTGCAACTAACATTATTTTGAACGTAAACGGAATCGctaaattttaattgtaatgCGCAGACCTTTTTGTAAAGGAAGAAAATATGACATACGTCACATAATGTAGTATCGTGTCGAATAGGAAAAAGTTGCTAGTCGTGATGTTAAGGAGGCGGAATGGGTGATGGTTGATTTATATTCTGGTTTAAATGTGAATAGTTATAGGTCAGATAGCAATATTGGCGGTAGAATAGGTGTTTCGGTATGTGGCACAGTCAGGCCGTGTTATGAATAAGGAATCATTGTTGGCTCGAGCTGCCGAGGAGCGGGAGCGTATCTTTCAACGGTACGAAAGGGGTCGGGAGAATCTCACCGGACAGATAGACCCTTGGGAGGACCCGGAATATGAGACCTATCATAAAACTGACAGGTGAGTGTAGCAGAGTCATTTGAAGAGAAGGCAATAATTTATTGGTACCTAAACCTATTAaggtaaaattgaaatattttttgaactGAAATATTTATATGATAGTAAGAAACATTCTGAAACTTATTTCAACAAATGCAAGCACTTCATCTGCTACAGTGGTAGTAACTGTTTAATACTTTTTCCAGTAATATAGTTTACCTCTACTCTTAAATATTGATACTAGACCTTAGATGTTAATATAAACCACTGTTGTGTAGATTAGAACATGTATAAATGATTATTCATCTTTTCTATTTTATCACAATCATTTTCTGTTTCTTTGGTGACTTTATTCTTTTATTGACTTTATACTtggtattattaatattaaagcggaccccaggctcccatgagccgtggcaaatgccgggataacgcaaggaggatgatgacttggTATTATTAGTGGGTACCTTCTATTCAAATGAATATTGGTTTGTTAACAGAAAATCAGTAGTTATCAAGCATGAAACAGAAAAAAAGAGCTTTTGGCACTGTGAAAATACAAGATTAACAATATGCTTGATATATATTACAGTAAATGGTAGACATAGTAAAGTTGACCTCAACAAGTATCTCCTTACAGCAATCTGAATATCAGAGGTCTCTATTTGAGTTTATTGGTTGAGAGATATGGACTGCAATCTGCTATTTTGTGACCTTTgaattagattattttttatctctcccctcttgagcttaccgtgggcctcagtcaatctgtaagaatgtcctataatatatttatattttatctcTTATTTAGTCTCCCAAACCTGTCTTTTTGCTTTGCTAACATAAGATTATGGATGGGTTCATGGAGGTATGGATTAATTGACTTAAATTTCAATGGAATTTCAAAACTTGTATGTAAATTTGTTTTCACAGGGTTCAGAGTTTGATAGgcaattcaaataattttgtatatttaaaaCCCAAAGTGAATGGATAATGGGAGGCAGATTGAAGCTTCTTGTCTATATAGCCTACTCAGTCCATCTTTGCATAGTGATGCTGTATGTACGAGCCTGTAAATTAGATAGTCTCGAGTAGAGAGTTGATGTTAAGATATAAGATAAAACAAATAGTTGTAAAGGTTACATTAACTAATTGCTGTAGCGAAAGTGTTAGAGGAGATTACTCCCCTTTATAAACCCATATACTCTTGATTAATATTCCATAGACAACTGGAAGCTGCCacttatttaaaacaatatctgTATTAAAATATCAACTAGAGAGTTGTGTTTATTAATTTCTCCATCAATACAGGCAGCCAAACCAATATCATTTACTCACTCAAGTTTCCCTCGGGAGTTGCATAGCCCAGTTTAGAAACTTTTTTATAAGAATTGTTGTTCCaatttttgtgtgtgtgtttatcTTAGAAAATGTTTATGAGAATAAATACATTAACATGTAAGAACATGACTAGAGAATGTAAAATGTCTTCACGGTATCATCAATTGTTTTAAAACTTGTCAAATGTCAGCTGTGTAGCACAATGTGGTTACTTCTGGTATAAGTTATGTCTGTATCAAATAAAACCACAAGGCAATGGTCTGCACCTATTACTGGTCTGCTTTTTGGAACTGCTCGCAGAGCCAGTTGACTAAGAACATAAGAAGtatgaaataaaaattgtatcaacaaaaaaagcattttgaaatcttgaatatttttttttataattctgtCACATGGTAatgctaaaaataaaatacatgcCTCATTTCTCATTTGATAGTGAATTTGGAATTTACATTAATGGTTTTAAGTGATATCAGAAAAAGTTTACAAAATTCTGATTTAGATCATTATGATTTATGCCAAACTGTACGCTGTCGCCCCCCTTCCCCCAGCCCTACCTCCAATAGACACTATAATTTATAGCTAAATAAAAGACCCTTTCCTTTAGTTAGAATGAACATGAACTGCCTCCCTAGCTCATCAGCTAGTGACTCTGACACTCTTGTTGTACATTCTGTTACATTATTTTTGCTTTAGCGAATGTTACTAGACAGTTATACATATTTGGTCATAGCAAAGCGAATATATACTATAAGGATGATTCAGTATAAAATAGTGAGTTCAGTATACTAACTATGGTCTAGTTGAGgctttttgcttttttttcttttagcttCAACAGAAAGGAATTGACCAAGTTAAATATATGCTACTAGTACAGTATTAATAATGTAAATTACTAATTTTATAACCATGTTATAGGTAATGTAGTTACAGTGATATGGAAAAATTATGAATTAGGTCAAATATGTGGATTGTGGATGGATATGAACTGGCCGTCAATTAGTGGTGACGCATTTTGCGCGAGATAGTGACTAACACGTATTTCACTGCCTATCCTGCCTGTTCAGTCGTCGTAAAATTCGTTATTATTCATGATACTTTCGCATACAATGATTATTTCACTTACATTGTCCTTAATTACGAACGgaataaacaattatttttcagGTATGGATTTATCCACGACGAGCGGTTGCCTCAAAAAACGGCGCCGCAAAAAGTCAACATCGAAGTCGAAAGAGAAAAGAAATGGGTAAAAATGTTGAAAAACTGGGACTCGCCTGCTACCAAAGATAAACTACACAAACGTACATACAAAGGTCTGCCACTCTCATTAAGACCACGAATATGGTGCAAATTACTTGACATCAATAGAATAAAAGCAGAGAAACTCGGTAAATATCAGGAAATGTTGAAGTTAGCTAAACAGTGGTCTACAGAAGTGAGACAGATAGACTCTGATGTAAATCGTCAATTTCGAGAGCACCAATTCTACAGGGAGAGGTATTCAGAGAAGCAATGTTCGCTGTTCAACGTACTGTGTGCGTATAGCATGTACAACTCGGAGGTGGGCTACTGCCAGGGCATGTCGGGGCTGGCCGGCGTGCTGCTCATGTACATGGACGAGGAGGACGCCTTCTGGGCCCTCGCCATCCTCCTCTCCGACTCCAGGTACAACATGCACGGATTGTATATCGAAGGATTTCCCAAGTTGACGAGATTTTTAGGCCATCATGATAAGATACTCACAAAGTTTATGCCCAAGTTAAAACAACATTTTGATAAGTATGGGTTAGATGCAATACTATATTCACTCAAATGGTTCTTTGTATGTTTCGTGGAGCGTGTGCCCTTCAGTTTGTGTTTGCGAGTGTGGGATATATATCTTCTCGACGGTGAGAGAGTGGTCACTGCCATGGCGTATACGATACTCAAGCTTCATAAAAAAGCTATAATGAAATTGAATGATATGGATCTTATTGTTAATTATATTCAGGTGTGTATTTacattttgatttaaataaatacctcTTTAGTTTAGTTAACTAGCTAAGTGGTAACTAAATATTGTTATTTGCAGGTGAAACTACATAAAGACTTTGGTTTTGAGGATGATATTGTGATAGTAAATCTGGAACGTTCCATGGAAGAGCTCCGGCGAGCCAAGCTGGACTACCCGGGCCCGCCGCCGCCCAGCGAGCTGCCGCAGCGGCCGCTCGGCGTGTTCGTGGAGCCCGACGACAAGTCCAAGATCGGCCAGCGCGCCGACACCTTCTCTGACACCGAGAAACAAGCCAGAGCCACTGTGATATTAAGGTATCCATTTCATTACTACAACTACCTCTCACTACTGCTACCATTCAACTACAAGTTAAAACTTTATTCCTATCTTAATATGATCCATGACTTACTCTCAAGCCTTGCATTTATACGATGGGGTACAAATAAAACGGGACTTGAACGTGTATAGTTGAGATTTCTAAATTTACCTGCGTCGTATCAAGAAAAAAATTGCGAAAGATTTGACGAGTGAATTATATGTGATTGCAGACGCGAGAAAGCCGCACTGGAGCTGCAGGACCTCCGCGTGTCGCAAAGCGATACCGTGTCAGGTAATTTGGAGAACTCTTACTCCTCCGGCACTTCCTCCATGGAGAGCTTGGGCTCCGACCACTTTACGCATCTGTAACACTGTGATGCGTATATGATCTTATCCTGCTTTCGATGACCTGCCCTCGATTTCACCGAGTCGGTAAGAATTCGAGTCTACCGCATATTAATTCAAAGAATTGGACATACGCCGTTCATTTCTGACACTTCGGAATCTAAATGTCACACTTAAGATCTCTAATTTCATACACGGTGATCACGAGATAGCCCGCATTACTTGggcaaaaaataaaatgagTACCTATGGGGTTAAAGATAAATTTCGCCAACCATATCTTTTGGTTTATGTTTTAGaatttatttaatgtatttgTCCATAAAGTTACTTATCACTTCTTGATATCCATCAAtaagaatatttaaattagcCCACGGCGGGAACATCGCTTTTTTGTAAGTAAGAGtaagaataaaaatatgtttaatataATTGGTCATAACTCTAAATTAGGCAAATTCCAGAATTACGCTCTTAAAATCATTCGAATTCTTCGTAAACACCGTGACTCCACTTGTAGTACTAGACTAGCATGTTATAAACCATGTCAAGACGCAAAGTCATGGATTCCTGGGACTCGAGTCTTTACCGACACAAATTGACCCTGATCATAATTTTCTCCGGACACTTACAATTTTTAGTGCTAATCTAATGTGCTGTGACGAAAATGGAGTGTCATTTTAACAAGATTCTGTCATCTCAGTCAGACTCGGGCAATAATCGGCAATGCATCGAAATAAGGATGGGACATCATTAGTAAATACTTGCCATCAACTGAAAGTTAGtagcatagttttattttagttttgaaGATCAAATGGCATACAGACACTACCAACAATCATTCGTTTTAACTTTGGTATTCAATTCATACTTAGATCATAGAGACTAAAGTGCACTGCATGCTTGCATCTGTGAAACCTACTAGATGTTTATTTGAGGTTTGTGTCCGATTCGTTTGTTTCATTTGTGACTGCAATTCATTCGTCGCAGAACACAATGACATAATGTACTTGTAGTCCTTCCATTTTTTATTGCGCTttcttttaggtatttctaatgtattatttattagacGAGTTGCTGCAAAGATGAGCCTATTTAAACCTGTCGAGTGCAAATTAATTTGTGTTTATTGATAAAAAACTAAATAgcgaaaaaataaataaatttacagATTCTTTAAGTATGCGAATGCGGAGTTATAATCTCAAAATGGCATCGCTACGCTATAGTAAATACGCAGCTCAGTTGTTAATGTTATTAGTTAGTGCTACTTAGATAAATGAATGTATACAACTATACACGTAATATTTTGTGGTAATGACAGTACCACACTATTTTATAATACAgtttatttattagaatattAAATACGCTGGAAGTATCTGGAAATacgtgaaaaaggtcacaataTTGTCTCGAATTTATTTccattttacacaaaaaaataactatttggATAGTATTACCGGTATGATTGTAGTTAATACATTATATAGCTGTACTGTACTTGTTACTTGTAGTACTTGTTATTTACGGTGCTCTATGATTTTACAAACAACTAAGCTTTTGAGAGTGAAATCTTTAGGTATGTTATTTGCATGTTTGTAAAGTTATCAATGTTATTTATACTAAGCCGGGAGGAaatttttttgaatacttactagaaaagacaaaaagttggaaattaaattgaaatatatagAGCTGTGTAATGTAGCCATGTAGGTATAACACTAATCATTGATTATAAAAGTCATATGAAAAACCACCTTTAAATgtaatttgatttaatttataGATTATTTAATAATTGATCTTAAGACACTTAAATGTTACTTACTAAATCATGTAAAATGAACTTGAATCCCTATTATACCCGTGACCTATGAGTTCTGCTGCAAAAATTTACATTACGAATACacgtaaaataaatatagtgtCGTGTCAACAGGTGATATTTTCAAGCAATATCTGTACATTGTCGACGTAAAATTGTAGATATTTTGTCAAAGCGCCGCGTCCTTGGTACCTGTCATATTTTAACGGATTTGTATGGAACGCaacaattttgtatggaaaatagtTACATTCTACTATTTCACGCCGCTGTGTACATACACTGGAtatcaattattaatttaaagtaGACTTTAACTAATAAACGTTATAGTGTAGATAGTATTACTTGCTAAATATGAAAGTAATACACCATTTTTTACGAGACAAGGATACTCGTAGGTTACAAAGATATATTTGGTAAAGAGAATAACAGAATGCGCGCTAATCGTTCGCTCCGTAGCGAACGACACCCTAGTCTTTCCTTATTTTTCATATTAGTGTGATAGAGACAATGGCGTTTCGTTCTCTATGGAGCGTAAGCGATTAGTATCGTGTTTAAGCATTCAGATACATTTGCAGGTACGAAGTGCGACCGCATAGCCGGCATAAAATAACCTTTTCTCAATTAACTTAATTTCATCAAACGCTCAGGGATCAAGGGTATACAGACCTACTGCATGTGTTATCGAAGTAGGTTTTTTTGCAAGCTCCGAATggagaaatttaaaataaacgGCCAACATCACATTCATATAATCGCAGCTAGTTTAAATTAGCACTGTACTGATTTGGTGTGTCTTGGTAAATAGTTTCCACGTCATTCGCCAGCTCATCATTACACAAGATTTATTTTCAAGATTCCAATTTCTGACTTCCTAATGAGTCGGGAAGATTTTAATAATAATCAGGAGATATTCCAATTGCTTTAATTTCATTGAGCCTTCATATCACCCATCCACCAAACTTAGTATTCAAGACGTAATGATGTGAAAGTGTCTGTATTTTAAATAGCTGTTATGCTTGATATTTTCTCAAAATACTATAAACtcaaaatacctacctaaactTCATCTGATTTGATGCCATAATActtaaatgattaattattgCTAATAGAGCAAGAGcccagatgacagtcgcttttgtaaaactagtgcctacgccaaatcttgggattagttggaGGAGGAGGAGAgcaagagcccagagccgccagaccttcctaattttattaataaggatgaaactttgggataatatATTTAGAGttagtatcgacgtttaatatCTGCCTATCAGCTAGTTCGGCTCGACGGCCATTTTTGCTACAAGGTTTTTTtcggcacgtatttaaccgggcgactgaataaccatagaaatgggtatcaaaaataatagtttggcgactaaaatggggactcaaaatatttaaatatgaggtagcattttaatgtcattacggctacggtttattcagacgcgagtaccaactatttatttggcaactgaattattatattggaaacaatttaagagatacagtttaatagaaaaacggctgtctattaatataaaatatacagttcttttaaaatatttatatagcaaattaatataaaaactacatttaaaatttatacatcggcactcatcacctgagctgtcaatttaataaaaaaaaggattcttataaaatataacggtcgacaaaatattatacttacgggtaagaaattaggtgtttgggggtgcaggcaacttcgtctatacaattaatttaacttttcatgaagtttactctatcgaatctaaggctggccttacgcagtcttaacatcactctgaaagattattttttttggcaggaaaaccttaatcataatatgctttggcataaatcgttccgcagattttataatatcgaatcttatgctggcataatgttaaagagcaaaataatcttctagattaagagtacttccgtagaaTTTtgattgcataatatttaggcggtaaaaagttgtccattttcttcctatttctgttttgatagcgagtcatgtgtgttggggatgcaagatacataacactcctcctcgcttcgctcgtcgtcgtacctaacggtgcctctgggactgtatttcatttcctttttagggttccgtagtcaactaggaacccttatagtttcgccatgtctgtctgtccgtccgtccgtccgtccgtccgtccgtccgtccgcggataatctcagtaaccgttagcactagaaagctgaaatttggtaccaatatgtatattaatcacgccaacaaagtgcaaaaataaaaaatggaaaaaaatattttattagggtaccccccctacatataaagtgggggctgattttttttttcattctgaCCCCAACGTgcgatatatcgttggataggtatttaaaaatgaataagggtttcgtaagatcgttttttgatattattaatattatcggaaataatcgctcctaaaggaaaaaaaaaccggccaagtgcgagtcgggctcgcgcacaaagggttccgtagcagcaaatatttaaccaaaattacagttaaatcaacctatctcaaaaactataagagatactttgatcaaaccaaaaatcgttgaaagagttaattagcatgcatcacctctattttttttagaattttataccccgtagttataaaaatagaggggggggggacatactttttacgactttgagagctgatatctcaaaaaccgttcactttaagaaaaatgttttttagaaaactttatatcattttaaaagacctttccattgataccccacacgggtatgtacatcgaaaaaaaattttcatccctcagttacatgtatgggggccccacccccaattcttttttttactatttagtgtcataattttgtagcggttcatacaacacatattcccatcaaatttcatcactgtagtacttatagtttccgagtaaatcggctgtgacagacggacagacggacagacggacagacggacagacggacatgacgaaactataagggttccgtttttgccattttggctacggaaccctaaaaaaaagtgcgtcccccccctctaacttttgaaccatatgtttaaaaaatatgaaaaaaatcacaaatgtagaactttataaagaatttctaggaaaattattttgaacttgataggttcagtagtttttgagaaaaatacggaaaactacggaa
This genomic stretch from Leguminivora glycinivorella isolate SPB_JAAS2020 chromosome Z, LegGlyc_1.1, whole genome shotgun sequence harbors:
- the LOC125240417 gene encoding USP6 N-terminal-like protein isoform X1, yielding MNKESLLARAAEERERIFQRYERGRENLTGQIDPWEDPEYETYHKTDRYGFIHDERLPQKTAPQKVNIEVEREKKWVKMLKNWDSPATKDKLHKRTYKGLPLSLRPRIWCKLLDINRIKAEKLGKYQEMLKLAKQWSTEVRQIDSDVNRQFREHQFYRERYSEKQCSLFNVLCAYSMYNSEVGYCQGMSGLAGVLLMYMDEEDAFWALAILLSDSRYNMHGLYIEGFPKLTRFLGHHDKILTKFMPKLKQHFDKYGLDAILYSLKWFFVCFVERVPFSLCLRVWDIYLLDGERVVTAMAYTILKLHKKAIMKLNDMDLIVNYIQVKLHKDFGFEDDIVIVNLERSMEELRRAKLDYPGPPPPSELPQRPLGVFVEPDDKSKIGQRADTFSDTEKQARATVILRREKAALELQDLRVSQSDTVSEHSGVAGGARCDDSVSALGSRRSLADTSVTSTADLSVFSSGRSHAPDNSLDTHSNASDDGTGSDGSGICGLSIQRAPSTAHSTPRATPHPPSTSPLSDDVVRIHVTYNPLAASPSRLHPISPSNYKPYSEEHHKPLSLGFYASNGASNMPSDNRIRIQVPSEELLTPVVDSGRIITQRYIDTHSDLYDLK
- the LOC125240417 gene encoding USP6 N-terminal-like protein isoform X2 — its product is MNKESLLARAAEERERIFQRYERGRENLTGQIDPWEDPEYETYHKTDRYGFIHDERLPQKTAPQKVNIEVEREKKWVKMLKNWDSPATKDKLHKRTYKGLPLSLRPRIWCKLLDINRIKAEKLGKYQEMLKLAKQWSTEVRQIDSDVNRQFREHQFYRERYSEKQCSLFNVLCAYSMYNSEVGYCQGMSGLAGVLLMYMDEEDAFWALAILLSDSRYNMHGLYIEGFPKLTRFLGHHDKILTKFMPKLKQHFDKYGLDAILYSLKWFFVCFVERVPFSLCLRVWDIYLLDGERVVTAMAYTILKLHKKAIMKLNDMDLIVNYIQVKLHKDFGFEDDIVIVNLERSMEELRRAKLDYPGPPPPSELPQRPLGVFVEPDDKSKIGQRADTFSDTEKQARATVILRREKAALELQDLRVSQSDTVSEHSGVAGGARCDDSVSALGSRRSLADTSVTSTADLSVFSSGRSHAPDNSLDTHSNASDDGTGSGICGLSIQRAPSTAHSTPRATPHPPSTSPLSDDVVRIHVTYNPLAASPSRLHPISPSNYKPYSEEHHKPLSLGFYASNGASNMPSDNRIRIQVPSEELLTPVVDSGRIITQRYIDTHSDLYDLK